GAGCGTATTGTCTGTCAGGGATAGGGATTAATCCGTCATTGACGGATCCTATAGGAAGGGGTTGAGGCGTCTTTCCCTGCCGATTGTTGTCTTTGGACCGTGACCAGGATAAACAACTGTATTATCAGGTAGTCTCATCAATCTATTCTTCAAAGAGGACTCGAGATCCCGTGGAGAGCCGCCCGGCAGATCCGTTCTTCCTACAGATCCGTAGAATAGGGTGTCGCCCGTGAAGACTACATTCCCTTCTCTGCAATGGAGTGAGATGCTTCCTCTCGTATGTCCAGGGGTATGTATCACCTGGAGCTCCAGCCTTCCAATCAAGATAATGTCCTGGTCCCGTAGCAGACGGTCTGGTTTGACTGGTTCTATTTCCCCGTACTCCGCAATGATGTTCCATGGTTTCTCCAGAAGATGCGCATCCCACTCATGAATGAGGATTTCCGCGCCTGTCGCCTCTTTTAGTTCGGCGTTTAGGCTGACATGGTCTGGGTGACCATGCGTGTTGATGATGTATTTTGCTTTGAGGTTGGATGCTGCGAGATTGCGTAGGAGGCCAGCCTGCTCAGGCCTTGTGAGGCCGGGATCTATGATTGAAGCCTCCAAGGTTTCGCTGCAGCCGAATATGTAGCAGTTAGTTGCCAGAGGCCCGACAGGTATACACTTTATTATCATTGAGGATACCGTGGAACCTAAATCTTCGAGTGCAGAGCTGATCTTAGACTCTCAAGTTT
The Candidatus Bathyarchaeota archaeon genome window above contains:
- a CDS encoding MBL fold metallo-hydrolase; the protein is MIIKCIPVGPLATNCYIFGCSETLEASIIDPGLTRPEQAGLLRNLAASNLKAKYIINTHGHPDHVSLNAELKEATGAEILIHEWDAHLLEKPWNIIAEYGEIEPVKPDRLLRDQDIILIGRLELQVIHTPGHTRGSISLHCREGNVVFTGDTLFYGSVGRTDLPGGSPRDLESSLKNRLMRLPDNTVVYPGHGPKTTIGRERRLNPFL